One part of the Vibrio palustris genome encodes these proteins:
- a CDS encoding fumarate hydratase — MTVISKQDVISSVADALQYISYYHPVDFVKALESAHEREENPAAKDAIAQILINSRMSAEGHRPVCQDTGIVTCFVDIGMQVQWDDTDMTVQEMVDEGVRQAYCNPHNPLRKSILKDPAGARINTQDNAPAVVHINMVKGDKVDVRIAAKGGGSENKSKMVMLNPSDDIAAWVEKTLPTMGAGWCPPGMLGIGIGGTAEKAAVLAKESLMEHIDIQDLIERGPQNAEEELRLDIFNRVNDLGIGAQGLGGLTTVVDVKIKSAPTHAASKPVCMIPNCAATRHIHFTLDGTGPAQLEPPKLEDWPKIAREINSNTRRVNLDTITKEEVQTWRSGETVLLSGKILTGRDAAHKRIQAMRDKGEPLPEGVDLKNKFIYYVGPVDAVGDEVVGPAGPTTATRMDKFTDMMLEDIGVMGMIGKSERGDETVASIKANKAVYLMAVGGAAYLVAKAIKKARVVAFEDLGMEAIYEFEVEDMPVTVAVDSTGANVHRSGPDTWRVKIQEAKQKA, encoded by the coding sequence ATGACGGTAATAAGCAAGCAAGATGTCATCAGCAGTGTAGCTGATGCCCTTCAATACATTTCCTACTACCATCCTGTGGACTTCGTAAAAGCATTGGAAAGTGCGCACGAACGTGAGGAAAACCCAGCGGCGAAAGACGCCATCGCACAAATTTTGATTAACTCACGTATGTCGGCTGAAGGGCATCGCCCTGTGTGCCAAGACACTGGTATCGTGACGTGTTTTGTCGATATTGGCATGCAAGTGCAGTGGGATGACACCGACATGACAGTACAAGAAATGGTGGATGAAGGAGTTCGTCAAGCTTATTGCAATCCACATAACCCATTGCGAAAGTCCATTTTAAAAGATCCCGCAGGCGCGCGAATTAATACGCAAGATAATGCGCCTGCCGTCGTGCACATTAATATGGTCAAAGGGGATAAAGTGGATGTGCGTATCGCGGCGAAAGGCGGCGGCAGTGAAAACAAAAGTAAGATGGTGATGCTCAACCCATCGGATGATATTGCCGCGTGGGTAGAAAAAACGCTCCCAACGATGGGTGCCGGTTGGTGCCCTCCAGGAATGCTGGGTATCGGTATTGGTGGTACAGCGGAAAAAGCGGCGGTGCTGGCCAAAGAATCATTAATGGAACATATTGATATTCAAGATTTAATTGAACGTGGTCCACAAAATGCTGAAGAAGAACTGCGCTTAGATATTTTTAACCGGGTAAATGATCTGGGAATTGGTGCTCAGGGGTTAGGTGGATTAACGACCGTCGTTGATGTGAAAATTAAAAGCGCACCGACCCACGCAGCGTCAAAACCAGTCTGTATGATCCCTAACTGTGCGGCCACTCGTCATATTCATTTTACGTTAGATGGCACAGGTCCTGCGCAATTAGAACCCCCAAAATTGGAAGATTGGCCAAAAATCGCACGTGAAATAAATAGTAATACACGCCGTGTGAACTTGGACACCATTACCAAAGAAGAAGTACAAACCTGGCGTAGCGGAGAAACCGTTTTATTATCCGGTAAAATACTGACTGGACGCGATGCGGCGCATAAACGCATTCAAGCGATGCGTGATAAAGGTGAGCCGTTACCCGAGGGCGTCGATCTTAAAAATAAATTCATCTACTACGTTGGTCCTGTCGATGCAGTTGGTGATGAGGTGGTCGGCCCAGCAGGTCCGACAACGGCAACGCGGATGGATAAGTTTACCGACATGATGCTTGAGGATATTGGTGTAATGGGCATGATCGGCAAATCGGAACGTGGTGATGAAACGGTTGCGTCGATTAAAGCCAATAAAGCCGTGTATCTCATGGCAGTCGGCGGTGCGGCGTATCTCGTTGCCAAGGCTATTAAAAAAGCGCGCGTGGTGGCGTTTGAAGATCTTGGAATGGAAGCCATCTATGAATTTGAAGTGGAAGATATGCCTGTTACGGTTGCGGTAGATTCGACAGGGGCGAATGTTCATCGTTCAGGCCCTGATACGTGGCGGGTTAAAATCCAAGAAGCCAAGCAAAAAGCGTAA
- a CDS encoding CoA pyrophosphatase, giving the protein MSPLSKNDFLNHFVLTPPAAYPTPRKPSLIPSGRDDVALRHAGVLIGLVERDTGLHVIFTRRAAHLRHHPGQVSFPGGRYEPSDRSLLETALRETTEEIGVPAQNMTVVGQLPPLATISHFQVTPFIAFIPDDYMPSIDPNEVAEVFEVPAHKIFNPMQLFSYTFISGNQAHKVHGMTHDHHLIWGVTAQIIHALQRQLALPHPS; this is encoded by the coding sequence GTGTCCCCCTTATCGAAGAACGACTTTTTAAATCATTTCGTGCTTACACCGCCGGCGGCATACCCGACACCAAGAAAACCGTCGCTCATCCCGTCTGGGCGTGATGACGTAGCCCTTCGCCATGCAGGTGTGCTGATCGGATTAGTCGAGCGAGATACAGGTCTGCACGTCATCTTTACTCGGCGAGCCGCGCATTTACGCCATCATCCCGGACAAGTGAGTTTCCCGGGAGGCCGCTACGAGCCCAGCGATCGCTCATTGCTCGAAACCGCGCTACGCGAGACCACAGAAGAAATTGGAGTGCCAGCTCAGAATATGACTGTCGTTGGCCAATTACCTCCACTCGCAACCATCAGTCATTTTCAGGTCACGCCGTTTATTGCCTTCATTCCCGACGATTACATGCCCTCTATTGACCCGAACGAAGTCGCTGAAGTATTTGAAGTGCCAGCGCACAAGATTTTTAATCCCATGCAGCTATTTTCTTATACCTTCATTTCAGGTAATCAAGCACATAAAGTGCATGGGATGACCCATGACCATCATCTTATTTGGGGCGTAACAGCCCAAATCATTCATGCCTTACAACGCCAGTTAGCCCTACCTCACCCATCATAA
- the pabB gene encoding aminodeoxychorismate synthase component I, which yields MNHSKNTHIDTKELAYAPKLAEQLFQPIQHLPWAMLLRSSSENHQDSRFDVLVAQPLVTLTTFAGQTTVVTPHTSETSDEDPFVLTSQYQEHYLPDLECEIDVPFVGGALGYWAYDLGRRIEDLPATAAHDIDMPDMAIGLYEWAVVVDHHKKTAQVVGAHIEAAWAWLQAQTPQPATPLSLGGWQSNMTKHQYAEKFAAVQEHLLSGDCYQINLTQRFNAPYQGDEWHIYTQLESENSAPFSAFIRLEQGAIISLSPERFLRANHGTIDTKPIKGTRPRSADPAQDRALALELANAEKDQAENLMIVDLLRNDVGKVAKPGTVRVPHLFAVESFPAVHHLVSTITAELNDNYTMAQLLRACFPGGSITGAPKIRAMQIIEKLEPHRRSLYCGSIGYISRHGRMDTSITIRTLIACQNQLYVWAGGGLVADSQVDDEYQETLDKLSRILPLLDKAHYD from the coding sequence ATGAATCACTCAAAAAACACTCATATTGATACCAAAGAACTCGCTTATGCTCCTAAGCTTGCTGAGCAATTATTCCAACCAATACAACATCTTCCGTGGGCGATGTTGTTACGATCATCATCCGAGAACCATCAAGATAGCCGATTTGATGTCCTCGTGGCTCAGCCTCTCGTCACATTAACGACATTTGCAGGTCAAACCACCGTCGTCACGCCACATACGTCTGAAACCAGTGACGAAGACCCCTTTGTTCTCACTTCACAATATCAAGAGCACTATTTACCCGATCTAGAGTGTGAGATAGATGTCCCCTTTGTCGGTGGTGCGCTCGGTTATTGGGCGTATGATCTAGGGCGACGCATTGAAGACTTACCCGCCACGGCGGCACATGATATCGATATGCCAGATATGGCAATCGGCTTGTATGAGTGGGCGGTGGTGGTTGACCATCATAAAAAAACCGCGCAAGTCGTGGGAGCGCACATCGAAGCCGCATGGGCTTGGTTGCAAGCACAAACTCCCCAGCCCGCCACACCTTTATCATTGGGTGGTTGGCAATCGAACATGACCAAACACCAATATGCCGAGAAATTTGCAGCCGTGCAGGAGCATTTACTGAGTGGCGATTGCTACCAAATCAACCTCACACAACGTTTCAACGCACCTTATCAAGGCGACGAATGGCATATTTATACACAGTTAGAAAGCGAGAATAGTGCACCGTTTTCGGCGTTTATTCGCTTAGAGCAAGGTGCCATTATTAGCCTATCGCCAGAGCGTTTCCTGCGTGCGAACCACGGAACTATTGATACCAAACCTATCAAAGGAACGCGTCCGCGTAGTGCCGATCCCGCACAAGACCGAGCCCTAGCGCTTGAGCTGGCAAACGCTGAGAAAGATCAGGCCGAAAATCTAATGATTGTTGATTTACTTCGCAATGATGTGGGAAAAGTCGCCAAACCTGGCACTGTGCGTGTGCCGCATTTATTTGCAGTCGAATCCTTTCCCGCAGTGCATCACTTGGTTTCCACGATTACCGCCGAATTAAACGATAACTACACGATGGCGCAACTACTTAGAGCATGCTTCCCGGGTGGCTCAATTACGGGCGCTCCAAAAATTCGTGCCATGCAAATCATCGAGAAGCTCGAACCCCACCGCCGTAGCCTCTATTGTGGTTCAATTGGTTATATTAGTCGGCACGGACGAATGGATACCAGCATTACGATTCGTACTCTAATTGCCTGTCAAAATCAGTTGTATGTTTGGGCTGGTGGTGGCTTAGTTGCGGATAGTCAAGTGGATGATGAATATCAAGAAACATTAGATAAACTGTCTCGTATATTGCCATTGTTAGATAAAGCGCATTACGATTAA